In Methanosarcina barkeri MS, a single window of DNA contains:
- a CDS encoding FprA family A-type flavoprotein, with product MEIYSVPEIAKDVFWVGAKDWSRRMFDALVPLPQGTSYNAYLVKGEEKTALIDTVNPGFEEEFEEKINLVSSLEKLDYLIMNHAEPDHASAIRFIMDRTPDSVLVTTERGVKMASLYHDLPDDRVKVVADGNTIDLGGKNLHFIEAPWLHWPETMFTYLPEGRVLFPCDFFGAHTAQGVYDEDLEELIPLAKSYYGEIMMPFGKMGAKALEKIKDLDIAIIAPSHGPIYKNPQRILEPYAKWTTGKTENKALIVYVSMWGSTKIMVRTIAETLLKEGIDVRIYDLEVANTGDIARELVDSRAVILGTPTVLAGMHPLALYGTYLVKALKPPAKYGVILGSFGWGGGALKQAGEILVPSKMEIVGTLQVKGKPREEDLNKVEEIGLELARKMKL from the coding sequence ATGGAGATTTACAGTGTTCCTGAAATTGCTAAAGATGTATTCTGGGTTGGGGCAAAAGACTGGAGCCGCAGAATGTTTGATGCTCTGGTTCCGCTGCCTCAGGGGACAAGCTACAACGCGTATCTTGTAAAAGGAGAAGAAAAAACAGCACTTATTGATACCGTGAACCCTGGTTTTGAAGAGGAGTTCGAAGAGAAAATAAACCTGGTTTCCAGCCTGGAAAAACTGGACTACCTGATTATGAATCATGCCGAACCCGATCACGCCAGTGCAATTCGTTTTATTATGGACCGGACTCCTGACTCGGTGCTTGTTACCACAGAAAGAGGCGTGAAAATGGCAAGCCTTTACCATGACCTGCCAGACGATCGGGTTAAAGTCGTTGCCGATGGAAATACTATTGATTTGGGAGGAAAAAACCTGCACTTTATCGAAGCTCCCTGGCTCCACTGGCCTGAAACCATGTTCACATACCTACCTGAAGGCAGGGTCCTATTCCCATGTGATTTCTTTGGGGCTCACACAGCTCAGGGCGTTTATGATGAGGACCTAGAAGAACTTATTCCTCTTGCAAAAAGCTATTATGGGGAAATCATGATGCCTTTTGGAAAAATGGGGGCAAAAGCCCTTGAAAAAATTAAGGATCTTGATATCGCAATTATTGCGCCGAGTCACGGACCTATCTATAAGAACCCTCAGCGTATACTTGAACCCTACGCAAAATGGACTACAGGGAAGACCGAAAATAAAGCCCTTATTGTCTATGTGAGTATGTGGGGCTCCACAAAAATAATGGTCAGGACAATCGCAGAAACCTTACTGAAAGAAGGTATAGATGTCAGAATCTATGACCTTGAAGTTGCGAATACAGGAGATATTGCAAGAGAACTGGTTGATTCCCGCGCTGTTATCCTTGGAACTCCAACCGTCCTTGCAGGCATGCATCCTCTTGCCCTTTACGGCACTTACCTGGTAAAAGCTCTCAAGCCACCTGCAAAATATGGGGTTATACTTGGATCTTTCGGCTGGGGTGGAGGCGCTCTGAAGCAAGCAGGAGAAATTCTGGTTCCCTCGAAGATGGAAATTGTTGGAACCCTTCAGGTAAAGGGCAAACCCAGGGAAGAAGATTTGAATAAAGTGGAGGAAATCGGCCTAGAACTCGCCAGGAAAATGAAATTATAA
- a CDS encoding APC family permease, which yields MKGESELKKELNLLEVTLVAIGNILGAGIYVLMGKAAGLAGNMVWFSFLFAGATATLSAFSYMELASMFPGAGAEYGFVRRAFGERIGLFIGLLVIYFVAITSSAVALGFGRYFSNLFGNGYLIGTLGLFIFLSLIMVYGIKESARLAIFISFIEVSGLLIVIYTGLPYLGTVNYLEATDLAGIFQASTLIFFAFLGFEDIVRLSQETKKAEKTTPKALLIAIFVTVFLYICVAVTAVSVLDFRVLGLSGAPLADVVAISLGNKAFVLMSWIALFSTMNTVLVVMLGGSRIVYGMADSGTLPNFFSRVHPSYRTPWVAILGVSFLSALFTLFKDVAIVANISNFMIFIIFFMVNLSLIKLRYTNPGRSRPFKVPLNIGRFPLIPFLGALSTVFLFFQLSLEVITYGLVFVGIGILIVLFRTR from the coding sequence ATGAAAGGGGAGTCAGAACTGAAAAAGGAACTAAATCTGCTGGAGGTTACTCTGGTAGCAATTGGCAATATTCTAGGAGCCGGAATCTACGTACTTATGGGAAAAGCTGCAGGGCTTGCAGGCAATATGGTCTGGTTTTCTTTTCTGTTTGCCGGAGCAACGGCCACACTTTCTGCCTTTAGTTATATGGAACTCGCTTCCATGTTTCCGGGGGCTGGAGCAGAATACGGGTTCGTAAGAAGAGCTTTTGGAGAACGTATTGGCCTGTTTATTGGGCTACTTGTCATATATTTTGTAGCAATAACGAGTTCTGCTGTTGCCCTCGGGTTTGGCAGGTATTTTAGCAACCTTTTCGGGAATGGATATTTGATAGGAACTTTAGGCCTGTTTATCTTTCTCAGCCTCATCATGGTTTACGGGATCAAGGAATCTGCCAGGCTTGCTATTTTCATAAGTTTTATCGAAGTGTCAGGTCTTCTAATTGTAATTTATACAGGTCTTCCTTACCTTGGAACGGTAAATTATCTCGAAGCTACAGACCTGGCAGGAATATTCCAGGCTTCAACTCTGATTTTTTTCGCATTTCTCGGTTTTGAAGATATTGTACGATTATCACAGGAAACAAAAAAAGCCGAAAAGACAACTCCAAAAGCCCTGCTTATTGCCATCTTTGTTACGGTTTTCCTGTACATATGCGTGGCAGTAACTGCCGTAAGCGTGCTTGACTTTCGGGTTCTTGGACTTTCAGGTGCTCCCCTTGCAGATGTTGTGGCTATTTCTCTGGGAAATAAGGCTTTTGTCCTCATGTCCTGGATCGCTCTTTTTTCCACTATGAATACTGTACTTGTGGTCATGCTTGGCGGGTCAAGGATTGTATATGGCATGGCAGATTCAGGGACTCTTCCTAACTTTTTTTCACGAGTGCACCCCAGTTACCGGACACCATGGGTCGCAATTTTAGGAGTTTCCTTTCTTTCAGCCCTGTTTACGCTATTCAAGGATGTTGCAATCGTAGCAAATATTTCTAATTTTATGATTTTTATTATCTTTTTTATGGTCAATCTCTCTCTGATAAAACTTCGTTATACTAACCCCGGAAGAAGTCGCCCTTTTAAGGTTCCCCTGAATATTGGCCGTTTTCCCTTGATCCCGTTTCTTGGAGCACTTTCGACTGTATTTCTTTTTTTTCAATTAAGTCTGGAAGTTATAACTTATGGTCTCGTGTTTGTAGGAATCGGGATACTGATAGTGCTGTTCAGAACCAGATAA
- a CDS encoding type III PLP-dependent enzyme — MRKEHYVFPLEDFISRDDFNRIKKFSRGKETPFLTVNLQKIEQSYDELVEHMPFAKIHYAVKANPMDEVVLALKSKGSNFDVATVYELDQLLRLGVESERISYGNTIKKEKDIEYAYEKGVRLYVTDSDSDLKKLARKAPGSRVFFRVLTESDGADWPLSKKFGAHPDLIYKLIMKAEKLGLEPYGLSFHVGSQQRDIGQWDNAISKCKYLFEAVAEKGIHLKMINLGGGFPAKYQDQAHDLETYAGEIRRFLHEDFGEELPEIIIEPGRSLVANAGIIVSEVVMISKKARFNQYKWVYLDIGKFGGLIETLDECIKYPIFCDKKGCAEEVILAGPTCDSMDILYEHHKYTFPHTMREGNRVYIFTTGAYTQSYSSVCFNGFPPLKTYLI; from the coding sequence ATGAGAAAAGAGCACTATGTGTTTCCGCTGGAGGATTTCATCTCAAGAGATGATTTTAACCGAATCAAAAAGTTCTCCCGCGGTAAAGAAACTCCATTTTTAACTGTTAACCTGCAGAAGATAGAGCAAAGCTATGACGAGCTTGTAGAACACATGCCCTTTGCAAAAATTCACTATGCTGTAAAGGCTAACCCCATGGATGAGGTTGTGCTTGCCCTGAAAAGTAAAGGCTCCAATTTTGATGTAGCAACGGTTTATGAACTTGATCAGCTTCTCAGGCTTGGGGTAGAATCTGAAAGAATCAGTTACGGCAATACTATCAAAAAAGAGAAAGACATAGAGTACGCGTATGAAAAAGGAGTGAGGCTTTACGTTACTGATTCTGACAGCGATCTGAAAAAGTTAGCTAGAAAAGCCCCTGGTTCAAGAGTATTTTTCCGTGTCCTTACTGAAAGCGACGGGGCTGACTGGCCTCTCTCAAAGAAATTTGGTGCACACCCCGACCTGATATATAAGCTCATTATGAAGGCTGAAAAGTTAGGGCTTGAGCCTTATGGGCTTTCTTTTCATGTTGGTTCCCAGCAGAGGGACATTGGCCAGTGGGACAATGCCATCTCCAAATGTAAGTATCTTTTTGAGGCAGTAGCTGAAAAAGGTATACATCTGAAAATGATCAACCTTGGTGGAGGTTTTCCTGCAAAATACCAGGATCAGGCTCATGACCTGGAGACCTATGCTGGAGAAATCCGCCGCTTTTTACATGAAGACTTTGGAGAAGAGCTACCTGAAATTATTATAGAACCCGGACGTTCACTGGTTGCCAATGCCGGCATAATAGTAAGCGAAGTTGTAATGATCTCCAAAAAAGCCAGATTCAACCAGTACAAATGGGTTTATCTTGACATTGGCAAATTCGGGGGCCTTATAGAAACCCTTGATGAATGCATCAAATACCCCATTTTCTGTGATAAAAAGGGTTGTGCCGAAGAAGTAATTCTTGCAGGTCCGACCTGTGACAGTATGGATATTCTGTATGAGCATCACAAGTATACATTTCCTCACACCATGCGAGAAGGAAACCGCGTATACATCTTTACGACAGGCGCCTATACCCAGAGCTACAGTTCTGTGTGTTTTAACGGTTTCCCCCCACTTAAAACCTATCTTATTTGA